Proteins from a genomic interval of Micropterus dolomieu isolate WLL.071019.BEF.003 ecotype Adirondacks linkage group LG16, ASM2129224v1, whole genome shotgun sequence:
- the alg10 gene encoding dol-P-Glc:Glc(2)Man(9)GlcNAc(2)-PP-Dol alpha-1,2-glucosyltransferase, with translation MEKFEGYIFTALCSTNFLISCLLFSRVTREQREPYMDEIFHIPQAQKYCHGKFNEWDPMITTLPGLYLVSVGVIKPVVWLAGLTGAVVCSTAMLRFINLLFNCGNLYLLYLLICKLHFREKTRTTSRRVLSALSLSTFPVLYFFNFLYYTDAGSTFFVLFTYLMTLYGCHKASAFLGVCSVLFRQTNIIWVAFCAGTLVAAKMDEAWRVEHTKKRDEKSPPSQVPLSFSGAKKVVHFTLEFLTSPSHVKAVLLVAWPYAVVAVGFLVFVVLNDGIVVGDRTSHEACLNIPQLFYFFSFALFFSLPVSLCYHRVLRFLQALKKQPLFFLFVTGVSLLLVWKFTFVHKYLLADNRHFPFYVWKRLFQRHELVRFLLVPAYVFAGWNFLDSFKSRSLFWSLAFLACLLAATVPQKLLEFRYFIVPYLMYRLHMPLPSLPRLIVEFLLYAVVNAATLYIFVSKTFQWPDSTATQRFMW, from the exons ATGGAGAAATTTGAAGGCTACATCTTCACTGCTCTCTGCAGCACCAACTTTTTGATATCCTGCCTGCTGTTCTCCAGAGTCACTCGAGAGCAAAGGGAGCCCTACATGGACGAGATTTTTCATATCCCACAAGCTCAGAAATACTGCCATGGGAAATTCAACGAG TGGGACCCAATGATCACCACTCTCCCAGGCCTTTACCTTGTCTCTGTGGGAGTAATCAAGCCCGTGGTGTGGCTCGCTGGCCTGACAGGCGCGGTGGTGTGTTCCACAGCCATGCTGCGCTTCATCAACCTGCTGTTCAATTGCGGAAACCTTTACCTGCTCTATCTGCTCATCTGCAAACTGCACTTCAGGGAGAAG ACACGAACAACCTCACGCCGAGTCCTCTCTGCGCTGTCTCTGTCCACCTTCCCCGTGCTCTACTTCTTCAACTTCCTCTACTACACCGACGCCGGATCTACTTTCTTCGTCCTCTTCACCTACCTCATGACTCTCTACGGCTGCCACAAGGCCTCCGCGTTCCTCGGCGTCTGCTCTGTGCTCTTCCGCCAGACCAACATCATCTGGGTGGCCTTCTGCGCAGGCACATTGGTGGCCGCCAAAATGGACGAGGCCTGGAGGGTGGAGCATACGAAAAAGAGGGATGAGAAGTCTCCTCCCTCCCAGGTCCCTCTGTCATTCAGTGGAGCTAAGAAAGTGGTGCATTTCACGCTGGAGTTTCTCACCTCTCCCAGTCATGTGAAGGCGGTGCTGCTGGTGGCCTGGCCTTATGCAGTGGTCGCCGTGGGTTTCCTGGTGTTTGTGGTGCTCAATGATGGGATAGTGGTGGGTGACAGGACGAGCCACGAGGCCTGCCTTAACATCCCCCAACTCTTCTATTTCTTCTCCTTTGccctcttcttctccctccCCGTCTCACTTTGCTACCACCGTGTCCTTCGCTTCCTCCAGGCTCTGAAAAAACAGCCTTTGTTCTTCCTCTTTGTCACGGGCGTGTCCTTGCTCCTGGTTTGGAAGTTCACCTTTGTCCACAAGTACCTCCTGGCAGATAACCGCCATTTCCCCTTCTACGTGTGGAAGAGGCTTTTCCAGAGGCACGAGTTGGTGCGCTTCCTCCTCGTCCCCGCATACGTGTTTGCAGGCTGGAATTTTTTGGACTCTTTCAAGTCGCGCTCACTGTTCTGGAGTCTGGCGTTCCTGGCATGCCTCCTGGCTGCTACAGTACCCCAGAAGCTGCTGGAGTTCAGGTACTTCATCGTGCCCTACCTGATGTACCGCCTGCACATGcctctcccctctcttcccAGACTCATTGTGGAGTTTCTTCTGTACGCGGTGGTCAATGCTGCCACACTTTACATCTTCGTCAGTAAGACCTTCCAGTGGCCGGACAGCACAGCCACACAGAGGTTCATGTGGTGA
- the tprkb gene encoding EKC/KEOPS complex subunit TPRKB, translated as MSSMHSTQELELFSDHRVTQMLFKEVKNAAELRQCAVEGKINGALINPTMLVNPFQVLVAANKAVHLQKIGKMKTRSLNSEIIFNLSPTNNISEAFKRFGICDGDDSVMVVLVHSKDESQILSDVTARVNGRQVPVEDVSSLSDHAKIKKLYKVTPQEEKCGSLLDAVVCRMATKDVM; from the exons ATGTCCAGCATGCATTCAACACAGGAACTAGAGCTTTTCTCTGACCACAGAGTCACTCAGATGCTTTTCAAGGAGGTGAAAAATGCCGCAGAGTTGAGACAGTGCGCAGTGGAGGGTAAAATAAATGGTGCCTTGATCAACCCAACGATG CTGGTGAACCCTTTCCAAGTACTGGTTGCTGCCAACAAGGCTGTTCACTTACAGAAAATTGGGAAAATGAAGACAAGAAGTTTAAACTCAGAAATAATCTTCAACCTGTCACCTACTAACAAT ATCTCAGAGGCATTTAAAAGGTTTGGGATCTGTGATGGCGACGACTCTGTCATGGTGGTCCTGGTTCATAGCAAAGATGAGTCCCAGATTCTGTCAGACGTCACAGCCAGGGTGAACGGGCGGCAGGTTCCAGTGGAAGATGTTTCCTCGCTGTCAGATCATGCAAAAATCAAAAAG CTTTACAAAGTCACTCCCCAGGAGGAGAAATGTGGGAGTCTGCTGGATGCAGTTGTATGCAGGATGGCCACCAAGGATGTCATGTAG
- the srr gene encoding L-threonine dehydratase catabolic TdcB isoform X2 produces the protein MGEVSAEAVTLDLLRGASETVRSSPLGVINTPMIPWCQTTLPLNIHCNIHIKLENMQRTGSFKIRGVANQFARRQKDGHFVTLSAGNYGKSFAYASKHYGLKSKVVMPDTAPVSRSILIQSLGVEVERVPNSSLMNVVNRCVQEDNMTLLHPYDDLDLIAGHASLGMEVLALVPEPDVVVVCCGGGGLLAGVASAIKLSGCDKTRIYACTMYKSFIEKKPVSMDTKSIASGLAPPFAGTLTFKLCQRYVEGIVLINDAEIKAAVSTLYKSGLVVEPSGTAAFAAIVNDKIPELEGKNVVCILSGGNIGKDELANFLD, from the exons ATGGGAGAGGTGTCTGCAGAAGCCGTCACCCTGGATCTGCTGAGAGGAGCCAGCGAGACAGTGAGGAGCAGCCCGCTGGGTGTCATCAACACTCCCATGATCCCCTGGTGCCAGACAACCCTGCCTCTCAACATCCACTGCAACATCCACATCAAGCTGGAGAACATGCAGAGAACTG GGTCGTTTAAGATCAGAGGAGTGGCCAATCAGTTTGCCAGGAGGCAGAAGGATGGTCATTTTGTGACCCTGTCTGCTGGGAACTATGGGAAGTCTTTTGCGTATGCCTCAAAACACTATGGGTTAAAGAGCAAGGTGGTGATGCCAGACACTGCCCCAGTGTCCAGATCCATCCTCATACAG AGTTTGGGGGTAGAGGTAGAGCGAGTTCCCAACTCTAGTCTGATGAATGTTGTGAACCGCTGCGTTCAGGAGGACAACATGACCCTCCTGCACCCCTATGATGACCTGGATCTGATAGCAGGACACGCCAG CCTAGGTATGGAGGTGCTAGCATTGGTGCCCGAGCCtgatgtggtggtggtgtgcTGTGGTGGAGGGGGGTTGCTGGCCGGTGTAGCTTCTGCCATCAAACTGTCAGGCTGTGATAAAACCAGAATCTACG CCTGCACCATGTACAAAAGTTTCATTGAGAAGAAGCCGGTGAGCATGGACACCAAGAGCATCGCATCAGGACTTGCACCACCTTTTGCAG GCACACTGACCTTCAAGTTGTGTCAGCGTTACGTGGAGGGGATCGTCCTTATAAATGATGCAGAGATCAAGGCAGCGGTGTCCACCCTCTACAAGTCTGGACTCGTGGTGGAGCCGTCAGGAACCGCTGCGTTCGCTGCCATCGTTAACGACAAGATACCCGAGCTGGAGGGGAAGAATGTGGTGTGCATCCTCAGCGGAGGGAACATTGGGAAAGACGAGCTCGCTAACTTTCTAGACTGA
- the srr gene encoding L-threonine dehydratase catabolic TdcB isoform X1, with protein MGEVSAEAVTLDLLRGASETVRSSPLGVINTPMIPWCQTTLPLNIHCNIHIKLENMQRTGSFKIRGVANQFARRQKDGHFVTLSAGNYGKSFAYASKHYGLKSKVVMPDTAPVSRSILIQSLGVEVERVPNSSLMNVVNRCVQEDNMTLLHPYDDLDLIAGHASLGMEVLALVPEPDVVVVCCGGGGLLAGVASAIKLSGCDKTRIYGVEPEGACTMYKSFIEKKPVSMDTKSIASGLAPPFAGTLTFKLCQRYVEGIVLINDAEIKAAVSTLYKSGLVVEPSGTAAFAAIVNDKIPELEGKNVVCILSGGNIGKDELANFLD; from the exons ATGGGAGAGGTGTCTGCAGAAGCCGTCACCCTGGATCTGCTGAGAGGAGCCAGCGAGACAGTGAGGAGCAGCCCGCTGGGTGTCATCAACACTCCCATGATCCCCTGGTGCCAGACAACCCTGCCTCTCAACATCCACTGCAACATCCACATCAAGCTGGAGAACATGCAGAGAACTG GGTCGTTTAAGATCAGAGGAGTGGCCAATCAGTTTGCCAGGAGGCAGAAGGATGGTCATTTTGTGACCCTGTCTGCTGGGAACTATGGGAAGTCTTTTGCGTATGCCTCAAAACACTATGGGTTAAAGAGCAAGGTGGTGATGCCAGACACTGCCCCAGTGTCCAGATCCATCCTCATACAG AGTTTGGGGGTAGAGGTAGAGCGAGTTCCCAACTCTAGTCTGATGAATGTTGTGAACCGCTGCGTTCAGGAGGACAACATGACCCTCCTGCACCCCTATGATGACCTGGATCTGATAGCAGGACACGCCAG CCTAGGTATGGAGGTGCTAGCATTGGTGCCCGAGCCtgatgtggtggtggtgtgcTGTGGTGGAGGGGGGTTGCTGGCCGGTGTAGCTTCTGCCATCAAACTGTCAGGCTGTGATAAAACCAGAATCTACGGTGTGGAACCAGAAGGAG CCTGCACCATGTACAAAAGTTTCATTGAGAAGAAGCCGGTGAGCATGGACACCAAGAGCATCGCATCAGGACTTGCACCACCTTTTGCAG GCACACTGACCTTCAAGTTGTGTCAGCGTTACGTGGAGGGGATCGTCCTTATAAATGATGCAGAGATCAAGGCAGCGGTGTCCACCCTCTACAAGTCTGGACTCGTGGTGGAGCCGTCAGGAACCGCTGCGTTCGCTGCCATCGTTAACGACAAGATACCCGAGCTGGAGGGGAAGAATGTGGTGTGCATCCTCAGCGGAGGGAACATTGGGAAAGACGAGCTCGCTAACTTTCTAGACTGA